From Chryseobacterium salivictor, a single genomic window includes:
- the cysD gene encoding sulfate adenylyltransferase subunit CysD — protein MKAKYQLNDLEQLEAESIYIMREVAAQFEKPALLFSGGKDSITLVHLAMKAFAPMKIPFPLVHIDTGHNFPEALAYRDFLAKEIGAELIVRKVEDTIHKQKLTEPKGKFASRNWLQTHTLLETIEEFQFDACIGGARRDEEKARAKERFFSVRDDFGQWDPKLQRPELWKIYNGRIHKGENVRVFPISNWTELDVWNYIKKEKIQLPSIYFSHEREVLEYEGQLIAVSDFIQIDEDDVISTKTVRYRTVGDMTCTAAVESNASTLDEVVQEITASRISERGETRIDDKVTEAAMEDRKKGGYF, from the coding sequence ATGAAGGCAAAATATCAATTAAATGATTTGGAGCAGTTAGAAGCAGAAAGCATTTACATCATGCGGGAAGTTGCGGCCCAATTTGAAAAACCCGCTTTATTATTCAGCGGTGGAAAAGATTCGATTACGTTGGTTCATTTGGCAATGAAAGCTTTTGCTCCGATGAAAATCCCTTTTCCTTTGGTTCATATCGATACGGGACATAACTTCCCTGAAGCACTGGCTTACCGAGATTTTTTAGCCAAAGAAATCGGTGCCGAATTGATTGTCAGGAAAGTGGAAGATACCATTCACAAACAGAAACTGACGGAACCTAAAGGAAAATTTGCTTCCAGAAACTGGCTGCAAACCCATACTTTACTGGAAACCATTGAAGAATTTCAATTTGATGCCTGCATTGGTGGCGCACGACGCGATGAAGAAAAAGCCCGAGCCAAAGAACGGTTTTTCTCTGTTCGTGATGATTTCGGACAATGGGATCCCAAACTGCAAAGACCCGAATTATGGAAAATCTACAACGGACGAATTCATAAAGGCGAAAATGTGCGGGTCTTCCCAATTTCGAACTGGACCGAACTCGATGTCTGGAATTATATTAAAAAAGAAAAGATTCAACTTCCTTCTATTTACTTTTCCCACGAAAGAGAAGTTTTGGAATATGAAGGTCAGTTAATTGCAGTTTCCGATTTTATTCAAATTGATGAAGATGATGTTATTTCTACAAAAACGGTTCGATACAGAACTGTTGGTGATATGACCTGTACGGCAGCCGTAGAAAGCAATGCTTCTACTTTGGATGAAGTGGTTCAGGAAATTACCGCGTCAAGAATTTCGGAAAGAGGCGAAACCAGAATCGATGATAAAGTCACCGAAGCCGCCATGGAAGACCGGAAAAAAGGAGGATACTTTTAA
- the gldG gene encoding gliding motility-associated ABC transporter substrate-binding protein GldG — protein MNKKNLLYSIIALFLLMGTFGIFSKRFDLTQEKRYTLSASTIKVLKSVAKPLTFEVYLEGDFPASFRQLQNETKFILEEFRKVNPKIDYRFIDPIKTKMSKDTLAAMGMQPSILPDMKEGRISEIVMFPYAVLKYDSHGTSIPLIVNLTGIDASEQLSKSIENLEYNFVSNIKNITQDHKKNIGILINQDELRPEEFRGFMEMALENYNAGPIIPKNQMELTYADVPQLQHMDALVIAKPRKAFTENEKVILDQYIMNGGKTLWMIDAVNAEMDTLFHAKKIMAYPMDVNLTDFFFNYGIRLNAGLVKDMKKSALLRVQSGEVAGNPQYSSFLWPYFPLGIAENKNPVTKNINPVKFEFPTSIDTLGRKNIKTKVLFESSERTNIKQVPNYVALAEIVRTDSLSEVDKTAQPKIYAVSLEGKFSSAYATRSERKIYPNFKAQSPENKMIIIADGDVGRNQIYKGKPLPLGEDLLTKQSYGNEQFLRNALDFLLDDSNLMELRNRNIEARLLDRQRIDEEKTDWQWFNLLLPLAIIGLLGGFFYWWRKRKFG, from the coding sequence ATGAACAAAAAAAACCTCCTCTACAGTATAATTGCTCTGTTTTTATTAATGGGAACTTTCGGGATTTTTTCGAAACGTTTCGATTTAACCCAGGAGAAAAGATACACGCTTTCTGCTTCTACCATTAAAGTTTTGAAGTCTGTTGCCAAACCTTTGACATTTGAAGTCTATCTGGAAGGTGATTTTCCGGCGAGTTTCCGTCAGTTACAGAACGAAACAAAATTCATTCTGGAAGAATTCCGAAAAGTGAATCCAAAAATAGATTACCGGTTCATCGATCCCATTAAGACGAAAATGTCGAAAGATACTTTGGCAGCCATGGGAATGCAACCTTCCATCTTACCGGATATGAAAGAAGGCAGGATTTCTGAAATTGTCATGTTTCCCTATGCGGTCCTTAAATATGATTCGCACGGAACCTCAATTCCGTTAATCGTGAATTTAACCGGAATTGATGCTTCAGAACAGTTGAGTAAATCGATTGAAAACCTGGAATATAATTTTGTTTCGAATATTAAAAACATCACTCAGGATCATAAAAAAAACATTGGTATTCTCATCAATCAGGATGAACTTCGTCCTGAAGAATTCCGTGGGTTTATGGAAATGGCTTTGGAAAATTATAATGCCGGACCGATTATTCCAAAAAATCAAATGGAATTGACTTACGCTGATGTTCCGCAACTTCAGCACATGGATGCTTTGGTCATCGCAAAACCAAGAAAAGCTTTTACCGAAAATGAAAAGGTAATTCTGGATCAATACATCATGAACGGTGGAAAAACCCTCTGGATGATCGATGCCGTGAATGCTGAAATGGACACCCTTTTTCACGCCAAAAAAATCATGGCTTATCCCATGGATGTCAACTTAACCGATTTCTTTTTTAATTATGGAATTCGGCTTAATGCAGGTTTGGTAAAGGATATGAAAAAATCTGCACTTTTGCGGGTTCAATCTGGTGAAGTTGCCGGGAATCCACAATACAGCAGTTTTCTGTGGCCTTACTTTCCTTTAGGAATTGCAGAAAATAAAAACCCGGTTACCAAAAATATCAATCCTGTTAAATTTGAATTTCCGACTTCGATTGATACCTTAGGACGCAAAAATATTAAGACAAAAGTTTTGTTTGAATCAAGCGAAAGAACGAATATCAAACAGGTTCCCAATTATGTGGCGCTTGCAGAAATCGTCCGGACCGATTCCCTGAGCGAAGTTGATAAAACAGCTCAACCCAAAATATATGCGGTTAGTTTAGAAGGTAAATTCAGTTCCGCTTATGCAACACGAAGCGAAAGAAAAATTTATCCTAATTTCAAAGCACAAAGTCCGGAAAACAAGATGATTATTATTGCCGACGGTGATGTTGGAAGAAATCAAATCTACAAAGGAAAACCGCTCCCACTGGGTGAAGATTTACTCACCAAACAATCGTATGGCAACGAACAGTTTCTGAGAAATGCCCTCGATTTCCTTTTAGACGATTCTAATTTAATGGAATTAAGAAACAGAAACATCGAAGCAAGATTACTCGACCGGCAAAGAATTGACGAAGAAAAAACCGACTGGCAATGGTTCAATTTATTGCTTCCATTGGCAATTATTGGATTGTTGGGCGGATTCTTTTACTGGTGGAGAAAAAGAAAATTTGGATAA
- a CDS encoding type II toxin-antitoxin system RelE/ParE family toxin has translation MEYDLIIKPKAQNDIKKALDWYKAEGGNLPEKLLDKIDESLEKIQQNPEHYQKRYHEIRIIFTKKFS, from the coding sequence ATGGAATATGATCTGATTATAAAGCCAAAAGCCCAGAATGATATAAAAAAAGCACTTGATTGGTATAAAGCAGAAGGCGGAAATTTACCGGAAAAATTGCTTGATAAAATCGATGAAAGCTTAGAGAAAATACAGCAAAACCCGGAACATTATCAGAAAAGATATCACGAAATAAGAATCATTTTTACAAAGAAATTTTCTTAA
- a CDS encoding ABC transporter permease subunit: protein MIAIFKKELWTYFGNWSAWLIIGAFSLIGTLFLFFFDNDSNIFEIGSATLQSYFVLVPWLLMFIIPAISMKTLAEEQQSGTLNWLFSQPLAISDIVIGKFLSVWLVGILCLLPSLVYLYTVYVLGVPEGNIDLGAAFGSYFGLIILIAAFSAVGILASSLSQNQIMAYLLGVFLSFFLYFGIEQLASYKILGGADYFLSNIGFYQHFLAFTRGLIDTRDLFYFLLVIAGCLFLAKIFVEKKK from the coding sequence ATGATTGCAATATTTAAAAAAGAACTTTGGACTTATTTCGGAAACTGGAGCGCCTGGTTAATTATTGGTGCTTTCAGTTTAATCGGCACGCTTTTCTTATTTTTCTTTGATAATGATTCCAATATTTTCGAGATTGGGTCGGCGACTTTACAGAGTTATTTTGTGCTCGTTCCCTGGCTTTTGATGTTCATTATTCCGGCAATTTCTATGAAGACGCTGGCAGAAGAGCAGCAATCCGGAACGCTGAACTGGCTTTTTTCGCAACCTCTTGCAATATCGGATATCGTCATCGGTAAATTTCTGTCGGTTTGGTTGGTCGGCATTTTATGTTTGCTTCCTTCGCTGGTTTATTTATACACCGTTTATGTTTTAGGAGTTCCGGAAGGGAATATCGATTTAGGAGCCGCTTTCGGAAGTTATTTTGGTTTAATCATTTTAATTGCCGCTTTTTCCGCAGTGGGAATCTTAGCTTCATCGCTCTCGCAAAACCAAATTATGGCTTACCTGCTCGGCGTTTTCCTGTCCTTCTTTTTGTATTTCGGGATTGAGCAGTTGGCCAGTTATAAAATATTGGGTGGCGCTGATTATTTCCTTTCTAATATTGGCTTTTATCAACATTTTCTGGCCTTTACCAGAGGGTTGATCGATACGAGAGATTTATTTTACTTCCTTCTGGTGATTGCGGGTTGTCTGTTTCTCGCTAAAATTTTTGTAGAAAAGAAAAAGTAA
- a CDS encoding RrF2 family transcriptional regulator, producing the protein MLSKKSQYALRALSYLVGKNDEGPVLISDIATAKKIPLKFLENILLELKKADILDSKKGKGGGYFFSANPAEISLATVIRLVNGPISMIPCVSIHFHEQCLNCNQEHCGLHDVLIEVRDASLAILEKKTLLDIVD; encoded by the coding sequence ATGCTTTCCAAAAAATCACAGTACGCGCTAAGAGCCCTTTCCTACCTCGTCGGCAAAAACGATGAAGGTCCGGTCTTGATTTCAGATATTGCCACCGCGAAAAAAATCCCGTTAAAATTTCTGGAAAACATTCTGCTGGAGCTGAAAAAAGCCGATATCCTTGACAGTAAAAAAGGAAAAGGCGGCGGTTATTTTTTTAGTGCAAATCCGGCTGAAATATCGCTTGCGACGGTAATCCGGTTGGTTAACGGTCCGATCTCGATGATTCCGTGTGTGAGCATTCATTTTCATGAACAGTGTCTTAACTGCAATCAGGAACACTGCGGTTTGCACGATGTTTTGATCGAAGTCCGCGACGCTTCTCTGGCTATTTTAGAAAAGAAAACACTGCTGGATATCGTGGATTAA
- a CDS encoding addiction module protein, whose amino-acid sequence MDTTIDIRKKIHEFIDHADERILRIFHAIITMEEVEEHVLSAEYKEILDERLKEHHENPTSGKPWEKVKQELKKEYGI is encoded by the coding sequence ATGGACACTACAATAGATATCCGAAAAAAAATCCACGAATTTATCGATCATGCAGACGAAAGAATACTCCGTATTTTTCACGCAATTATTACTATGGAAGAAGTTGAAGAACACGTATTGAGTGCAGAATACAAAGAAATTTTGGATGAACGCCTGAAAGAACACCACGAAAATCCAACTTCGGGAAAACCTTGGGAAAAAGTAAAACAGGAACTGAAAAAAGAATATGGAATATGA
- a CDS encoding sulfate adenylyltransferase subunit 1: MDILRLMTAGSVDDGKSTLIGRLLYDSKSILVDQLEALEKQSKNKNSDGIDLAILTDGLRAEREQGITIDVAYRYFSTPNRKFIIADAPGHVQYTRNMITGASNSDLMIILIDARQGVIEQTRRHSIIASLLQIKHIVIAVNKMDLVDYSEEVFENIKTGYIEIAQKLNLINIQFFPISALDGDNIVDRSSKMTWFKENSLLEYLEQVEINKEINLKDTRFQVQFVIRPQTDELHDYRGYAGEVVSGIYKKGDRIKILPQNIETTISKVETGGKEVDEVFAPQPAVIHIEDDIDISRGDYFVHTDQIPTVDNEFQALVCWMDHKELVPGNKYFLQHRSKLVKAIVKEIDYQLDVNTLEKTPVNDSVKLNEVVRVTIKTASPLVFDSFEKNKGTGSAILIDETSNATVGGVMIL, from the coding sequence ATGGATATATTAAGATTAATGACCGCCGGAAGCGTTGATGATGGCAAAAGTACCTTAATTGGCCGACTTTTATACGACAGCAAAAGTATTCTCGTGGATCAGCTGGAAGCACTGGAAAAACAGTCAAAAAATAAAAATTCCGATGGAATCGATTTGGCAATTCTTACCGACGGTTTGCGGGCCGAACGGGAACAGGGAATCACCATCGACGTGGCGTACCGCTATTTCTCGACGCCGAACAGAAAATTCATTATTGCTGATGCTCCGGGACACGTTCAATACACTCGAAATATGATTACCGGCGCGTCGAATTCCGATTTGATGATTATTTTAATTGATGCAAGACAAGGCGTGATCGAGCAAACCAGAAGACACAGTATCATCGCTTCTTTGTTGCAAATCAAACACATTGTAATCGCAGTGAATAAAATGGATCTGGTGGATTATTCGGAAGAAGTTTTTGAAAATATTAAAACCGGTTACATTGAAATTGCCCAGAAACTCAACCTCATCAATATTCAGTTCTTTCCTATTTCGGCTTTAGATGGCGACAATATTGTGGATCGCTCCAGCAAAATGACTTGGTTTAAGGAAAATTCGCTGTTAGAATATCTGGAACAGGTAGAAATTAACAAAGAAATTAATCTGAAAGATACCCGGTTTCAAGTTCAGTTTGTCATTCGTCCGCAAACCGATGAACTCCACGATTACCGGGGTTACGCGGGAGAAGTCGTTAGCGGAATTTATAAAAAAGGAGACCGCATAAAAATCCTGCCGCAAAATATAGAAACCACCATTTCTAAAGTGGAAACCGGCGGAAAAGAAGTGGATGAAGTTTTTGCACCACAACCTGCGGTGATCCATATCGAAGATGATATTGATATTTCGCGGGGCGATTATTTTGTTCATACCGATCAGATTCCCACTGTTGACAATGAATTTCAGGCTTTGGTTTGCTGGATGGATCATAAAGAATTGGTTCCGGGGAATAAATATTTTCTTCAGCACCGAAGCAAACTGGTCAAAGCGATCGTTAAAGAAATCGACTATCAATTAGACGTTAATACTTTAGAAAAAACACCAGTCAACGATTCGGTAAAACTCAATGAAGTGGTTCGGGTGACCATCAAAACAGCAAGTCCATTGGTTTTTGATTCTTTTGAAAAAAACAAAGGAACCGGAAGTGCCATTTTGATCGACGAAACCAGCAATGCAACCGTAGGAGGCGTAATGATTCTGTAA
- a CDS encoding phosphoadenylyl-sulfate reductase, which yields MNEIMFTAEEIQHLEALDLQQSLFKLCEIIPDGIIFSTSLGQEDQIITDVIFKNKLPVKVFTLDTGRLFYEHYDLLSNNNSKYKIKTEVYFPEATDVENYVNEKGINGFFHSVENRKECCYIRKVKPLNRALEGAKVWITGLRSEQSENRQTLKMLDWDESRQLYKFNPLLHWNYDAVLKYIEDHQIMDLPLHKKGFVSVGCKPCTRAIEPGENPRAGRWWWEESQKECGLHSEK from the coding sequence ATGAATGAAATAATGTTTACAGCAGAAGAAATTCAACATTTAGAAGCGCTAGATCTCCAACAAAGTCTTTTCAAACTGTGCGAAATTATTCCAGACGGAATCATCTTTTCAACTTCTTTAGGGCAGGAAGATCAGATCATTACCGATGTCATTTTTAAAAATAAATTACCGGTTAAGGTTTTCACGCTGGATACAGGAAGATTATTTTATGAACATTATGACCTTCTTTCCAACAACAATTCCAAATACAAAATCAAAACGGAAGTCTATTTTCCCGAAGCCACTGATGTTGAAAATTATGTGAACGAGAAAGGAATTAACGGCTTTTTTCATTCTGTAGAAAACAGAAAAGAATGCTGCTACATCCGAAAAGTAAAACCGCTGAACCGTGCGCTGGAAGGCGCCAAAGTATGGATTACCGGTCTTAGAAGCGAACAGTCTGAAAACCGACAAACTTTAAAAATGCTGGATTGGGACGAATCCCGACAACTCTATAAATTCAATCCTCTTCTTCACTGGAATTATGATGCTGTTTTAAAATATATCGAAGACCATCAAATTATGGATTTACCGCTTCATAAAAAAGGCTTCGTCAGCGTGGGCTGCAAACCGTGTACGCGGGCAATCGAGCCGGGTGAAAATCCGCGTGCCGGAAGATGGTGGTGGGAAGAATCTCAGAAAGAATGCGGTCTGCATTCAGAAAAATAA
- a CDS encoding TSUP family transporter encodes MNPLFLNLERIPVLLVGHDDLIFRAVKQICRNAAHCKIKIYDEEMSEEIIRFSAEKSNIKLFYQKIKEEDLENFGLLIISTEDHEYEEQLIHLSQNKNILIDVIGKPKISDFSLVSVIKKENIKLGISSNDYSPEVQKRINKIIEHSIPSDIEEFIGKLKFAHKHPLMNREEELKTLDNITAEYLDQKQKHPLADSEFENLEKITKAVRRRANIYLGIIGVMVLIGVLSYILVEFQLFPDINEFLNRDNHIFYKMLAVGFVAELVVGSTGMGYGIICTTILLMLNIAPPIISASIHSAETFTSAAGSISHYRLKNVNMKLVKALAIPAIIGAIIGALSLTYFGEHYAHIVKPLISCYTLYLGINILRNAFKKNKKNTQKSGRNISILGLTGGFIDSFTGGGWGPMVTGSLLKDGRTPRYVIGSSTLSKFILTITSAITFVVTIGIQHWNIVLGLLIGGIVTAPFAALLTSRIPIKKMFVVIGILIIVLSLISIVKSLF; translated from the coding sequence ATGAATCCTCTGTTTCTGAATCTGGAACGGATTCCGGTGTTATTGGTGGGACACGACGATTTAATTTTTCGGGCTGTAAAGCAGATTTGCCGAAATGCTGCTCATTGTAAAATCAAAATTTATGATGAAGAAATGTCAGAGGAAATCATCAGATTTTCGGCGGAAAAATCCAATATCAAACTTTTTTATCAAAAAATTAAAGAAGAGGATTTAGAGAACTTTGGATTATTAATAATTTCGACCGAAGATCACGAATACGAAGAACAACTTATTCATCTTTCTCAAAATAAAAACATTTTAATTGATGTCATCGGCAAACCAAAAATCAGTGATTTTTCGTTGGTTTCCGTTATTAAAAAGGAGAACATAAAACTCGGAATTTCTTCAAATGATTATTCGCCGGAAGTTCAAAAAAGAATCAATAAAATTATCGAACACAGCATTCCTTCCGATATCGAAGAGTTTATCGGTAAACTGAAATTCGCCCACAAGCACCCTTTAATGAACCGAGAAGAAGAACTGAAAACACTCGACAATATTACCGCGGAATATCTGGATCAAAAACAAAAACATCCTCTTGCTGATTCTGAATTTGAAAATTTAGAAAAAATAACGAAAGCGGTTCGGCGCCGTGCCAATATTTATCTGGGAATCATCGGCGTGATGGTTTTAATTGGAGTTTTGTCTTATATTCTTGTCGAATTCCAATTGTTTCCGGACATCAATGAATTCCTGAATCGCGACAACCATATTTTCTATAAAATGCTGGCGGTCGGTTTTGTAGCAGAATTGGTGGTAGGAAGTACCGGAATGGGTTATGGGATTATCTGTACCACGATTCTTTTGATGCTCAATATTGCGCCACCGATCATCAGTGCGAGTATTCACTCTGCCGAAACATTTACCTCAGCCGCGGGAAGCATCAGTCATTACCGATTGAAAAACGTAAACATGAAACTGGTAAAAGCATTGGCTATTCCGGCAATTATCGGGGCAATTATTGGAGCGTTATCGCTAACTTATTTTGGGGAACATTATGCCCACATTGTAAAACCGTTGATTTCCTGCTATACTTTATATCTTGGAATTAATATCTTGCGAAATGCCTTCAAAAAAAACAAAAAAAACACTCAAAAATCCGGTCGAAATATCAGCATTTTAGGATTGACCGGTGGATTTATCGATTCTTTTACGGGCGGTGGTTGGGGACCAATGGTTACGGGAAGTTTACTAAAAGACGGACGAACTCCAAGATATGTGATTGGAAGTTCTACCCTATCGAAATTCATTCTAACGATTACCAGTGCGATTACCTTCGTAGTGACCATCGGAATTCAGCATTGGAATATTGTACTCGGATTATTGATTGGCGGAATTGTTACCGCGCCATTTGCTGCTTTGTTAACGAGCAGAATTCCCATTAAAAAAATGTTCGTGGTGATTGGGATTCTTATTATTGTTTTGAGTTTAATTTCGATTGTAAAATCACTTTTTTAA
- a CDS encoding toxin-antitoxin system YwqK family antitoxin — MKINYFLLLITVSLVSCVPGKSNQYIKEAKIQKRNGKWVETNSTEQGDFVSKGKYRKGDKVGIWRTFIDDKIDQKEVYRKDKIKTQFFYPNGKIKIKGQSTTEVADNFIHWYYHGDWKYYNEKGKLIYIKKYDKGNKTDSIALTKIK; from the coding sequence ATGAAAATCAATTATTTTCTTTTATTAATTACGGTTTCTCTGGTATCCTGCGTTCCGGGTAAAAGTAATCAATATATAAAGGAAGCTAAGATTCAGAAAAGAAATGGCAAATGGGTAGAAACCAATTCTACCGAACAGGGAGATTTTGTTTCAAAAGGAAAATACAGAAAGGGAGACAAGGTTGGTATCTGGCGTACTTTTATTGATGATAAAATAGATCAGAAGGAGGTTTACCGCAAAGATAAAATTAAGACACAATTTTTTTATCCAAACGGAAAAATCAAGATCAAAGGACAATCTACTACCGAAGTTGCCGATAATTTTATACACTGGTACTATCATGGCGACTGGAAATACTATAATGAAAAAGGAAAATTGATTTACATTAAAAAGTATGATAAAGGAAATAAAACCGACAGCATTGCATTGACTAAAATAAAATGA
- a CDS encoding DUF4268 domain-containing protein has protein sequence MFSKEEAQQLRKEFWIAFGKSFPRKWILYNTKIKDFAFKFNADPKKAEVSLDIEINDELFRNAYFEKMWSLESILEEELGSVQKDEFYTLENGKVISRFWITKENVSIYNKNTWQEIFEFFVEKMDGFERVFYEYEDFIKDI, from the coding sequence ATGTTTAGTAAAGAAGAAGCACAGCAACTTAGAAAAGAATTCTGGATCGCCTTTGGGAAAAGTTTTCCCAGAAAGTGGATTTTGTATAATACCAAAATTAAAGATTTCGCCTTTAAATTTAATGCTGATCCAAAGAAAGCCGAAGTTTCACTGGATATAGAAATAAACGACGAACTCTTTCGCAATGCTTATTTCGAAAAAATGTGGTCACTGGAATCTATTCTGGAAGAGGAATTAGGTTCAGTTCAAAAAGATGAATTTTACACTTTGGAAAACGGAAAAGTGATTTCCCGGTTTTGGATCACCAAAGAAAATGTTTCGATTTATAATAAAAATACCTGGCAGGAGATTTTCGAGTTTTTTGTCGAAAAAATGGATGGATTCGAGCGGGTGTTTTATGAATATGAGGATTTTATTAAAGATATTTAA